The DNA window CCCCCTCTCagagaaattacatttatatgcTACACTTAATAGGTTTTGAAGGAATGCCAGGCTGGATTACGTCTTCTATGAGCCTAATGAGAGAACGTTGTTAATTCAAGGGGCAATGTGTGAGAATTTGACTTGAATCAGTCAGAAATTGATTGGAATTGTCAACCCAGTGTGGAGAAACAGCACTTTTGACGCTGTGATGTTTACATATTGCGACGCAGAGATATCTACcggagttagcatgctaactagtcCTAGTCCAAAAAAATCCTGGTCCCTGAGCTCCCACTCCAAAGTGCTGGCTGCATGGCTACCTAAGCTAATAAGCTAACGACAGCTATagtaagcagcagttagcggtaacTCTGCCAATATGCTTCTCCCTATTTgttgttacatattgcactcTTAACTAACAGTTTTGTTCATCATGCAATAATGTTGCTaccaaatcaataaaataaaacttaaacttAATAAACTTTTTGTTACGGcactttaaatgtcatttattcGAGAATGTTTGCCTTTGAGCATAATCCAGGCGGTGATTACGTTTGAATAAGAGTCATCTTTATTGATCAAGTAGGTGTTTGCATTGAATAAATATGACCTGACTTTACAGTGTTCTCAGTTTGCTTACACAGAAATAGACATACATCTGAGAACAAGGACACCAAGGACTGAACAAATAAggtaaagaatgaaaaatggcCCGCACTGCTGTACAGCAGCAAGTACAAAGAATGTAggtttacatacagtatactaAAAGCAACAATGGCTAACACCATAAGAGTCTGTACAAGTCAGCTGCTCTGTATGTAATAGCACAAGTAGTGCAAATGGCTTGATTTACTCCTATATGAAGGCCATTTCAGAGATGGTTAAGCTCTATGACAGAATGTTAGTTTTTGGTAGCTCAGAGAAATAAAGGCTTTGACAACAGAGGCCAAACTTGTtcataaaatgtcttcattcaTATCTTTTTCCGAGTTGGGTgttgttgacaataagaaaaaaacacttatcCTCAATTGTAAggaaaaaatgcacaatttgaATCACAAACGTTGGCTAAATTGGACGGCTCCTCACTGTAGGAAACACCAATTTCAACAGTCCgttcacaaaataaacatttcccCTCTTGCCCCAGTGATGTTGAGCCATGCATATGGTGTCAGCTCTATCTGCTGTACTTGCAAGGTGTCCCATTCTGCTGCCACGCCGGCAGAAGagaattgaaattgaaaactgaatttTGTTTCGGGCGGTCAGAGcatctgaaaatgacatctttCTAGAAACAATGTCCTGGTCCCTCTAGAAGTATTCACAGCATGTTCTGTGGATTATTCATCATCATATGTTACAGGGTGTGAAGCCGAACACAGGGCATattaaggggaaaaaacaaccaTTCATACCTTCGGGCAATTTAGACTCACTAATTAACCTCACCTGCACATCTTTGAGTTGCAGGAGGAAACCAGAGGATCCAGAGggaacacatgcacagacagggagaacatgcacacagaaaggCCCCACCTGGGAATCGCGCCAGGGGCCCTAGTGACACCGTTATTACCTCCGCCAACGAGGTTATGTTTTTGTCCATATCCGTTAGTTGTTTGTGAGCAGGATGACACAAAGACTCAACGGATTTCCAAGAAACTTGGATAGAGGATAAGACTCGGCCGAGAATAGACGTCATCAAATTTCGTTGAGGATCCAGGATTTGTTTCTTActtattttaacattgtgagattgtttctggacatttttttgGGTCAGTTTCTGAGGGTTTAATGGAGgaatcttgatgaaaaaaaatcaagtgtatttgtggctggtatctatgagcgAGCGCAATTTGATCCAGATCCAAATCAAAATCCAGATAGCGgattttaatctttatttgtttgataaTGGATAAGGTTTGGTTGAATTAAcagggactgttgggccttggtggaagTGTGCTCTCTATTGAGTGCCATTCGAGCTAATATTATTACTGAAAAAATGGTTCCTGCTAGTGAGATTTTAAATATACTTCCCCCGATGGCCGCGGAAAGTTTCAGAGATGGATTTCTCCAATCCTTGGCACACGTGggaactgaccctttaatttTGGTCCCGGGGAGGACATGAATGATGCAGAGTTATGGATTACTGTCaccagagagacaaaaacacatggcAGCGCGCTTCATGAAAGGGCCTCACACTGTTTATTTACCATAGAAGTACAGTGGTGCTGGAAGGATTAGTATCAAATTAACCGACTTTTacttgtgtttgcttttgacAATCCCAGGGAGGTTGTGTTGTTGTCTCACCATCTCACTCCTTTTCCCTGTGACTGATCAACAGAACGTTATCAAAAATCCTTGTGTTGGTGCTCAGAAACCTTGCTGTAcgtgttgttttatgtgtgaaatTAACGTGTTTACACAATGTCTCACGGAGAGATGTATTCCGCGCAGAACTTGCTCTCTCATGCGTCTACTCTGCggcaaaagacagaaagaaaaaaaagaagagagaagaaaatccGGCGACTTGTGTTGATGAGCGTTCCCACTCACCACCATCAGTATTCCAGCGTGCCGCTCGAGGTGTGGTGCACCCATCAACGGtcgcagagaaaaaaaaaaaaaaacacacacacacacacacaaaaaaaaaccaacccagAATGATAAACAACTTAATCTCACCTCTAATCATGCTCGTGCACAGTGGTAAAGTGAGTCACATTAAAGAGATGCCGAGATACAGTGCGCGCTTAAATGCGCGTCGCTGCTGTTTAGTCACTCCAACCTCTGTGTGGATTACAACAGGTAGGATTTTTACACCACCAGAATAATGTGCTTTCAAGTAAAAACCCATTCGTCATGAAGCAACCGACGCAAtccgggtttttttttctttttactgcctATACAAAGCTGCAGAGATTGCATTTCATTCCGGGGCAGGTGGCTGTGGTCTCATTAGAGCAAAAGTTATCCGTGACAAAGTCGTCAGTGTCGACAGAAACAAGGCAGTGGAAGCCACACATTAGGATGTGGCCTATTTATTATGGATATGAACCACCCTCTCATTCAGAGCTCAGATCATATTAAATGGTATGACTGTGACAATGCAGACACAGTTGTCAATAGCAGTCCTTTCCTGAGGTTTTAACATAGAGTGAATGATAATTAGTTTCCCTTTGTTGTCCTTATCTCTTACCTGCAGAAATGGCCAATTTATGCAGGCTGCACCCCGGCCAGCCAAAGTTGATGCTCCCCAGAGGAGGAAAGCAGCCATGTTTCAGACAATGGAAATGAACTCGGGGACAACTCAAGGTTGATTTAGATCCCGGGCAACATGGACTCAAATGAGCTACCGGGGCCACACAGTTCTTACCCTAGTGTTGACTCAGCCTCCTCACAGAATCACTCGCACATAAGCTACCTGCAGCGGCGTAGGAGCAAGCGCGTGTCTCTCAGATCTGGTCAAGTgagaataaaaatgcaaatgtcatATTGTTGAAACGCTGAGTGAACTAAATGTCAGTCCATCTTTTTCAATATGAGATATGAGATTGATGCGGATAGGCGGCTATTGGAGGCAAGAGCGAGCGCTGCAGAAGGCAGGTTATACCAACAGCTGTGATATTTGAGCTGTGAAAtaagccttgttttttttttttttttcttttttttcccacaagcaTAAGTAATTCTCTTATGTCCTTTACTGAGATTATCCTGAAAACACCCACGGTCTGTCTGTATTTCATCTCCCCGGCTCATAAAGATAACAAGGAGACAGGTGGTATTGTTTTCAAATATTGATAAGAATCTTTTAGTCCTGAATACCCAAAGAGCCCCCACTGACACTGAGAACACGCCACTCTAGAGGGAAAGGGGAAGGAAACCCAGTTCATTAAACCCatctttcatttcacatttttcacctCCTCCCCTTCGTCCCTCCCTGATGCCCATCTGATCCACTCCGTCCTCGGACTGACCACTTGTCAGCTTCCTCCCCGCGTCCACAGCCAAACACATTTCATCGATCTATTCATAATCCCCTAGTTCACATCCACATGTATTAGGAGCAACATCCAACCAGCACgtttcctccccccctccaccactaccaccaccaccaccacacacccCATCcgccccccccttctctctctccctctctgatgctgctgctcggTGCGCGCACATCAGTAAATGAATCACGTAGCACTAGAACAGCCCTTCTTCATGCGATCTTGCCAGACCTATTGGAGGAAAAAACCCCCCCAAGGCAAGATCTGTCACTGTTCACTCATTTGCTGGAAGACGATCAGAAACTATGTTAAATGCACCAAGAAAGACACTGGAGTCTGTTATAAAGGCGTCGAGAGGATTCCGGTCAGATCTCACTGCGAGGGGAGCGGGTTTCAACAGTTGACGCGGAGAGAAACTGAGCGCAGGAGAAGCGATTAATTCTGATTATCTGaaatctctctgtttttttcccctttctttctttttttcggGGGGCATCTTTCACAAGGGGGGGTACCAGCGGCAGACGAGCGTTTGTCCGAATGAAGGATGATAGAGCACTGGGTCCAATTGGACTGGATTATAGGATCACTGGACTGATTATAGGACAATCATCGGGCAAAAGTCGCAGCCGCAGCTATAGATGCCTCTCGAATGACGGGAACGCGAAAAGGTTGGATTAACAAAGCTGCCGgatcctgcttcttcttctgttttgtttttcttttttctcctttcccccttctctcttcctcttctactTTTGGTGGCATGGGCAGGCTGCGTGTGCCGAGCGAGCAGAGCCCATATGCAACAGTGTGCCGCACAGGGGGGAAAAGTAAATGCATCGTGAATGGTAACATCGGACAATGCTGCATTTTCGAGACGGGCATGTCAGTATCCGCCGTAGCCTAGGTGTAGATGTCGCATGAGGGCAATGCGCTTTTGTGAGCTCCGGGTCTAACCTTCACCACGGAgatctaacaaaaaaaaaaaaaaaaagagagagagagagagaaaacgctTTAACCTTGGATGCAGTAGGGAATATTAATACTTTATTGTCATCGATTATTCATTaacccacccaccccccacaccaccaccaccacctgtgaggagagaggaaaaaaaagcgtTTTTATTCTCGCACACtatgtttgatttgatgtttaATTCATGCCTAAGGTGTCGTCGGGCGGTCATCTTTGTTTACAGAAAGAGTTCATCATAGCCGAAACGGCAACGTGCCGGAGAGgttaaaacacaaatcagaagGCGATAACGCTCCACGGATCGATTTAATACCTAATTAGTGTGGGATCGGCGTCGACCGCATGCCTGCTGTGGGTTTAGTCCTCTAGGTTTGCCGTAATCAACAGGTTGAAAGTCAACGAGgattctcttcttttttttttttttttttttcttcttcttcttcttcttttttttttccctgtctgccACTACCCGCATATCCAGTTGAAGGGATGCGTCTCTCTGTAaccattttctttctgctgtgGGTTAAAGCCCTGACATTGAAAAATCTCAATTATTCCGTCCCGGAGGAGCAAGGACCCGGCACTGTTATAGGTAATATAGCAAAAGATGCCGGATATGGGACCatggagagggggaagaaatCTAACTTCAGGGTGCTAGAGAATTCTGCACCACATCTGGTGGATGTTGACCCGGAGAGTGGACTAATCTTCACCAAACAAAGGATTGACAGGGAAACGTTATGCAGGCGCAACCCCAAGTGCCAGCTCTCCATGGAGGTGTTTGCCAATGACAAGGAGATATGCATGATCAAGATTGACATACAGGACATAAATGACAACTCGCCCAGCTTTCCCTCAGATCATGTTAATATTGATATTTCGGAGAACGCAGCAGCTGGGACACGCTTCCCTCTCACTATTGCACATGACTCAGATTCGGGGGAAAATGGGATAAAGACGTACCAGGTCACGAGAGATGATTACAACACGTTTTCCCTGGATTTAAAAGTGAGAGGCGATGGGACTATATATCCAGAGCTGGTGGTTCAGAGACCTCTGGATAGGGAGGATCAGAGCCATCACACCCTTCTCCTCACAGCAATAGACGGTGGGGAGTATCCGAGATCAGGCTCCATGCAAATCAACGTCAGGGTGACTGATTCGAATGACAATAGCCCAGTTTTTGAAAAATCCTCTTATGTGATTGAGATTCCGGAGAATTCTCCTCCGGGGAAAGTGCTTATAGATTTGAACGCCACTGACCAAGATGAGGGCAGCAACGGGCAGGTGGTCTATTCCTTCACTGGATATGCATCTGAGAGAATCCAAGATCTGTTCTCCATTGACCCCAATACTGGCGTCATCAAGGTCCAGGGAGAGATTGACTATGAAGAGAATCCAATCATAGAGTTTGACGTGCAGGCTAAGGATCTGGGGCCCAACCCGATACCAGGCCACTGCAAAATAACTGTGAAAGTGCTTGACAAAAATGACAACTCGCCAATCATAAGTTTCGTGTCTGTCCGACAGGGAGCCATCAGCGAGGCGGCACCTCCGGAGTCTGTCATAGCTCTGGTGAGAGTGACGGATAAAGACTCCGGACGAAACGGTCAACTTCAGTGCAGGGTGTTGGGAAACGTCCCCTTCAGACTGCAGGAAAACAATGACAATTTTTACACACTGCTCACAGACAGACCTCTGGACAGGGAAATGAAAGATGAATACAATGTAACAATAGTGGCGAGAGACAATGGGATCCCTTCCTTGAACTACACCAAGTCGTTCACTGTGAAAATCCTTGACGAGAACGACAACGCGCCACGCTTTACAAAGACGGTCTACGTGCTACAGGTGCCTGAGAACAACATACCCGGGGAGTATCTGGGCTCTGTTCTGGCCCACGACCCAGATGTAGGTCGCAATGGAACAGTGTCGTACTCCATTCTGCCGTCACATATCGGAGATGTTTCCGTGTACACCTACGTGTCTGTAAATCCCACCAATGGAGCCATATACGCCTCAAGGTCTTTCAATTACGAGCAGACGAAGTCCTTTGAGTTCAAAGTTCAAGCTAAAGACGGAGGGTCCCCTCACATGGAGAGCACTTCTACAGTCAGGGTCAACGTCCTCGACGTCAACGACAATCTCCCAGTTATTATTCTACCGCTTCTGCTGAATGATACAGCAGAAATCCCAGTGCCTAGAAACGTGGGGATCGGCTACATCGTGGCCACGGTGAAGGCGGTGGACCACGACCACGGAGAGAGCGGCCATTTGACCTACGAGATCACCGAGGGAAACGACGACCACCTGTTCGAGATGGATCCTGTGGGAGGGGAGGTGAGAACTGCCCACGCTCTTTGGGAAGAGGTTGCCCCGGTGGTTGAGCTGGTGGTGAAGGTAACTGACCATGGCAAGCCCCCCTTATCTGCCGTGGCTAAGCTGATCATTAAGGCGAACACAGAGACGGCGGCAGGAGGGGGTTCCAGCGCGAGCGGGGAGCAGCAGCACTGGGATGTATCCCTGCCCCTCATAGTTACCCTCTGCATTATCTCTGTCATGCTCTTAGCAGTCATGACCGCCATCGCTGTCAAGTCCAAGCATCAAGATAAGGAGACTGGGAATTATAACTGCCGCATGGCTGAGTACTCCAATCCTCCAGTGGggaaaggcaaaaagaaaaggatcaACAAGAGTGACATCATGCTGGTGCAGagtgagatggaggagagagattcTGCGAGCAGGATGAACGTGGTGAGCAGCCCTTCACTCATCACCTCGCCAATATGCTTTGACTACCAGAGCCCTCTGCCACTCACACTGcccaggtcagaggtcatgtaCCTGAAAACCACCCCGAACAGCCTGACAGTCCCCAGGGCAGGCTGCCACTCCAGCTTTGCCGGGCTTAGCACAGACACTCCAGCGAATAGGATGTCAGTGATACAGGTAAGGATGCTGCTGCACCGTATTCTTTATCTGCCCTTTATTCTCGCTTATCTGCACACGCTGCTTTGCCATACAAAtctgacaaaagaaaagtaatcgactgaaagagagaaactctgTCACTGGGCGCAGACATCATTAtcattgctttttctttccctgttaTGACACTGTGGAATATTCACCCCATGATCTGGTAACTTAGTGCTGGGATGTAATAATGTGTCGTAAATGGCGTTTTCGCTAAAAAGCGAGAGCTGCATTTGAGGAAACCAGAATCACTTCAGAAAGTGCCTCCATTGTGAGTCGTCTCTTGCAAAACGGTACAGGTGGTCTGCATAATCAGAGAGCTCCTCTCAGTTAGACATGCAAACAGTTTGAGTCTTGAACAAGGCTGCTGTGACCCTGCCAGATCCACTGCTatagagtgaaaacaaaaccctgCCTGAAATGTGGGATTGGACAGGTGTTTGAGCAGCTTGTCCGATCACATTACTGAACCAATGTGCAGTAGACAGCTAGATGCACACAGCATAACCTTACAATCGCATTTCTCGCTCCCCACAAATATGGGCCAGCTCCACCCATCCGCGTCTAAAGTTGGCACGATAAGGCCATTAATGGGGTCCGGCCTTGTCTTGTAGAGATGGCGGGGTTGCGCACACGAGccagctagcatgctaatttgACAGCATGGGCTTGTCGTGACGTTTAGCACAGCAGAATTATCTGTTGTAAACGATGTAAATATCTAGGACAGTCTCACAGACAGTCTCATTTGGAGATGATAACACAGATGACAAGGCCTGGCACTGTCACCAGCCACTAGGGTATGTGGGTgtgatcaacacaaacacattattctCAAGATAGGGGAAATAGGAGGCTGATGACAGTGGCTAATGCTTTACTCCTTTGCCTTGCCAAGGAGTCACATATGGTCACAATGGATATTTGTTCTTATCATGCCGTCAATACTGGCAGCCACTCAGTGGCTTTTATTGACATCTCTCAGGTGCTGAAATCAAGATATGAGAATCTGACTAGAACAGACAAGTCCAATTCTTTTCCGGTGTGAATCTCGTGTTACGAAGTTGATTGCTGAAAACTGCATTAAACTTTTAACGTGGCCaatgcaaaatatgttttttctctcatttccagACGGAAAATTTCCCCTCAGAACCCAATTATGCTGGCAGCAGGCAGCCATTTGTTCAAAGGTAAGAGCTCTATCCAAAAGCTTCCTGATTTAGCCTCTCCATCCTTGTATCAAGCCAGCTGACTATGACTATCAAATAGAAGTGCTCACGCAGAGGTAATGGCAAGTtatgtgtcccccccccccttctattctgctgcagctcaacaTTTAAGGATGCAGAACGAGCAAGCCTCCGAGACAGTGGCCATGGTGATAGTGACCAGGCTGATAGTGACCAGGATACTAATAAAGGCTCACACTGCGACACGTCTGCTAGGGAGGCCCTCAAGATGAAAGCAACAGCAGTTAATGGCCAGCCTTTTGAACAGGGTGAGTGGATGCACTCTCTTCCTGACATCTTGAAGATGCCTAACTGACTCTTGTACCAGACATTGTTTATACTTTATGCACCGAGAACAtgcatggtgttttttttaagtggcaGCCCACAGAGTGCAGCCAAACAAGTC is part of the Acanthopagrus latus isolate v.2019 chromosome 9, fAcaLat1.1, whole genome shotgun sequence genome and encodes:
- the LOC119026071 gene encoding protocadherin-17-like gives rise to the protein MRLSVTIFFLLWVKALTLKNLNYSVPEEQGPGTVIGNIAKDAGYGTMERGKKSNFRVLENSAPHLVDVDPESGLIFTKQRIDRETLCRRNPKCQLSMEVFANDKEICMIKIDIQDINDNSPSFPSDHVNIDISENAAAGTRFPLTIAHDSDSGENGIKTYQVTRDDYNTFSLDLKVRGDGTIYPELVVQRPLDREDQSHHTLLLTAIDGGEYPRSGSMQINVRVTDSNDNSPVFEKSSYVIEIPENSPPGKVLIDLNATDQDEGSNGQVVYSFTGYASERIQDLFSIDPNTGVIKVQGEIDYEENPIIEFDVQAKDLGPNPIPGHCKITVKVLDKNDNSPIISFVSVRQGAISEAAPPESVIALVRVTDKDSGRNGQLQCRVLGNVPFRLQENNDNFYTLLTDRPLDREMKDEYNVTIVARDNGIPSLNYTKSFTVKILDENDNAPRFTKTVYVLQVPENNIPGEYLGSVLAHDPDVGRNGTVSYSILPSHIGDVSVYTYVSVNPTNGAIYASRSFNYEQTKSFEFKVQAKDGGSPHMESTSTVRVNVLDVNDNLPVIILPLLLNDTAEIPVPRNVGIGYIVATVKAVDHDHGESGHLTYEITEGNDDHLFEMDPVGGEVRTAHALWEEVAPVVELVVKVTDHGKPPLSAVAKLIIKANTETAAGGGSSASGEQQHWDVSLPLIVTLCIISVMLLAVMTAIAVKSKHQDKETGNYNCRMAEYSNPPVGKGKKKRINKSDIMLVQSEMEERDSASRMNVVSSPSLITSPICFDYQSPLPLTLPRSEVMYLKTTPNSLTVPRAGCHSSFAGLSTDTPANRMSVIQTENFPSEPNYAGSRQPFVQSSTFKDAERASLRDSGHGDSDQADSDQDTNKGSHCDTSAREALKMKATAVNGQPFEQEQDKSVHCTDECRALGHSDRCWMPKLRVGSQADSADNRTNLFIPVGMDAMVETEIYGTISCSSRKTLSTFGKEQRDSTILVANVKPYLKSQRALSPPLQESPSASSSPTKSSMPLDLSNQESAEEREGGSDISAYGPPDGQCSPLHTELEEPSYLTCELRPKSLSSSLIHSSVISQECGGSDCALDPLDSAN